The Zingiber officinale cultivar Zhangliang chromosome 2A, Zo_v1.1, whole genome shotgun sequence genomic sequence aacttaatttctttatttttttctttccattttttccccttaatttccttattttaaaggcatatatatatatatatatatatatatatatatatatatatatatatatatatatatatatatatatatatatatatatatttatagactttttttttaaaaaaaaattaagagtaaaataatattgaaataataGTGCTTGAAAATATTAAAGACTTATAATTCAGAAATTACAGAGGACTTGTATAAAATCCCGTCGTGGATTAGGGTTAGCATTTTGGTGGATCCGGAAATGGGCGTGGAGAAGCAGCTGCTGAAGGAAGGCCACGGCCCCAAACCTACCAAGGGCCAGTCTGTCACCGTTCACTGCACCGGCTTCGGTCAGTAGCACACCACCTCGCGGTCTTCCGTTTCTCACTTTGCTTTTTTTTTGTCGTGATCTATGCCTTGTTCGTTGATTTATGCGGGGGATTTGGTCTCGACCAATAGAAGATAAGAGGAAATCGCCCGAGGTTTGTGTGGCTTGTAGATCAATTATAAATCTCACGATGATGTAAAAAATTGAACTTTTGTTGTTGTTCTCTTTTCTGTTCTTTTGGTTTTGTGATTACTGCCGGAGGTTCTTATGCTGCCTgcttgttcttgatgaaaccattCTGCAGTAATCTAAGATCGTTTGAATTAATTCTTAGCGTTGGCCTTACTATAGCCGTTGGTTTGCTCTGGTGTGAAGGATGAGGTTCTACACGCATAAAGATAAACTTTTGATGAACCTTGTTTGACTGAGATGTTAGGCTCGTTCGATACCTTTTGTAAATTCTGAATATTGTGATTCCATATGTACAAAAGAGACGAAGTCTTCTTTAATATCTCATATATCAAACTTATGCTTCAGTTGAATCTTATCCAGAGTGGTTGCTTGTGTTCTTTGAATATTGTTATATATCATATTCTCTGGACTCTGATTAATTCATTAGGATGATTCCTTATTATTAACCTGTAGGTAAGGACGGTGACCTGTCAAAGAAATTCTGGAGgtactttcttttccttgttcttATTCCTACCCTTGCTCAATTCCCTCTCTAAAACCAATTACGAAAAGCACTGTTTTTATGGTTTCAGCACTAAAGATCCTGGGCAGCAGCCTTTCACATTCAATATTGGCCTGGGTTCAGTAATTAAAGGTATTTTTCAATCTCATTCaaccatttttttattttatcacaATGCTGCTGAAATTGAAATGAATTCCAAAGGAAAATAGTAGTGATTAGCTTTCATGGTGCTTTGATTGTACTAACTTTGGGTTAGATAGTTTTGGTTTATCTAATCCCTTTTAACACCTCAAGGAGCATCATGAAAGATTGATCTGTCAGAATTCTGATTGAGCTTCATTTATGTCATCTGATCTATGTTAAACACAGAAGAGATTGATTACAAAGAACAGGACATTGAATAAACAACGTATTTGGAATCGAAAATGGAGTTCATAGTTCTTGttcatttatataaatatataatttatacttGTTTTATGGAAATATGAATGACTAATTTCACTGcttattttacttttctaattgcAACATTCTAAATCATGTTTGATGTTTCATTCTTTACAGGGTGGGATGAGGGAGTGATGGATATGAAAGTTGGAGAAGTTGCTCTACTTCAGGTAATTTTTGTCCTCTAATCTCGTTCTCATATTCTTGGCAaggttgttttaattgttgtagcAGCCTATGTTGGCCTTTGTAAATGCCtagtaaaaaaaaagaaaggtagattcgctaccttagcggccccccaagtgtcggtcccacggatatggaagcaggtaaatgcaggtacacaggctatAGACGCATGGTTTGTAAATGCCTTCTAAAGGTATCTCTTTTGATGCATCTAACATCTTTCTCTTCTCATCTTTCTTACATTTTTTGTTTGAAATAGCTGGTTTATAGTCCTATAATCTGAAAGTGTTCAACCTATGAATTTCCCATCTCGATGAAATAAAATGGTACCTGAAACTCCATCTCTTTCTAATCTCTCGTCTTGAACCATATGCAGTGCACCCCAGACTATGCTTATGGAGCTGGCGGCTTTCAAGCTTGGGGGATTCGTCCAAACTCGCCGCTGGTGTTTGAAATTGAAGTTCTTAACTTAAAGTAACAACTAAGTTTCGTTAGCAGTGAGTTGTAGAACCTGAAAAATAACTGCTACTCTGAAAAAAATTACTGTCTACCCAGTAATGAGATAATTCCTGTAATGATTCAGATATGAGTTGTTGCCCTTTGGAATTCAA encodes the following:
- the LOC122042780 gene encoding peptidyl-prolyl cis-trans isomerase FKBP12-like — protein: MGVEKQLLKEGHGPKPTKGQSVTVHCTGFGKDGDLSKKFWSTKDPGQQPFTFNIGLGSVIKGWDEGVMDMKVGEVALLQCTPDYAYGAGGFQAWGIRPNSPLVFEIEVLNLK